In Symmachiella dynata, the following are encoded in one genomic region:
- a CDS encoding DUF1592 domain-containing protein: MRSISCLLLLTACFAVAPTFSGADEKAGPTVESSAAEQRERVKRDLRALYTFSAGKGDVVHDQSGVRPQLDLRIEKLPAVKWKSDGLLIRSATKIRSIAPAKKLIATVKRTGEVTVEAWIVPANDRQSGPARIVSLSANPSGRNVTLGQDGKRYDVRLRTTATSGNGQPSTSTDKGAAKTELTHVVYTRDIAGNARIYINGKENVDKKIDGQFSNWSNDDHLTLANESTGGRPWLGTLQLAALYSRALSANEVEQNFQAGPVVADAAPQTAENHQAQVFANQVAPLLAKQCLDCHDSFAKKGGLDLSRQASAVAGGENGKAIVPGNSAESLLWDQIESDAMPPEGEPLTAEQKKLLQQWIDDGAHWSVDLIDPAVYANNSPSGAVWLQRLTVSEYIATVREAVGVDISQEAREILPPDLRADGFSNTAYNLSVDFKHVEAYARLAEIIVSRMDVLKFARKFSKSKKLSTDSTMRKFVAKMGKRILRGPLDEREITNFSGIATTVASTGGDYEEAVRYLIEAMLQSPRFMYRVENQQGDGTAWPVGGYELASRLSYILWGGPPDKELFRAAEAGELGDRAAIEKQVQRMLDDPRAIDRSLQFVTEWLDLGRLENLRPNRERFPNWNDALAADMRDETLAFFKEVAWTQKRPLADLFNAQVTFATPQLAEYYGIEPQGPGLERYDLTSLAPRGGLLTQGSVLTMGGDDASMVTRGLFVLKDVLRGMVKSPPPGLDTTPVPSSPGLSQRHIGEQRIANTACGGCHSKFEPLAFGLEKYDGLGAFHDKDEHGNELRSDGEVLFPGTAKPVKYQTSAELMDLLANSERVRETLTWKLTQFALGRPLGAADAPIVGEIDKAAQQNGGTYSALITAIVMSDLVQTTRTEATPVEK, from the coding sequence GTGCGTTCGATTTCCTGTTTGCTTTTACTCACCGCCTGCTTCGCTGTTGCGCCGACTTTCTCTGGGGCAGATGAAAAAGCAGGACCGACTGTAGAATCGTCAGCGGCTGAACAGCGAGAGCGGGTTAAACGCGACTTGCGGGCGTTGTATACGTTTTCCGCCGGCAAGGGGGATGTGGTCCACGATCAGTCGGGGGTTCGTCCGCAACTTGATCTAAGAATCGAAAAACTTCCCGCTGTGAAATGGAAGTCGGACGGACTGCTGATTCGGTCGGCCACGAAAATCCGCTCGATCGCCCCAGCAAAAAAACTGATCGCCACGGTCAAACGGACCGGTGAAGTCACGGTCGAAGCTTGGATTGTTCCGGCCAACGATCGTCAATCCGGCCCGGCGCGGATCGTTTCCCTCTCAGCGAACCCCAGCGGACGAAACGTCACCTTGGGGCAGGACGGGAAACGCTACGACGTCCGCTTGCGAACAACCGCCACCAGCGGCAACGGACAGCCTTCGACGAGCACAGACAAAGGGGCCGCCAAAACCGAGTTGACGCACGTGGTGTATACGCGCGACATAGCGGGCAACGCGCGGATCTATATCAACGGCAAAGAGAACGTTGACAAAAAAATTGACGGACAGTTTTCGAATTGGAGCAACGACGATCATCTGACGTTGGCGAACGAAAGTACGGGTGGCCGCCCCTGGTTGGGCACGCTGCAATTGGCCGCCCTTTACAGCCGTGCATTGAGCGCCAATGAAGTCGAACAAAACTTCCAAGCTGGACCCGTTGTTGCAGACGCAGCACCGCAGACGGCTGAGAATCATCAGGCGCAAGTTTTCGCAAACCAGGTCGCTCCCCTATTAGCCAAGCAATGCTTGGACTGCCATGATTCGTTTGCCAAAAAGGGTGGCTTGGATTTATCGCGTCAAGCATCCGCAGTAGCTGGTGGCGAAAACGGCAAGGCAATCGTACCGGGCAATTCCGCCGAGAGCCTGCTGTGGGATCAGATCGAATCCGATGCGATGCCGCCCGAAGGCGAACCGCTGACGGCGGAGCAAAAGAAACTTCTGCAGCAATGGATCGACGATGGAGCGCATTGGTCGGTCGATTTGATCGATCCGGCCGTTTATGCCAACAACAGCCCCAGCGGCGCCGTTTGGCTGCAACGGCTGACTGTTTCGGAATACATTGCAACTGTGCGCGAAGCGGTGGGAGTCGATATTTCTCAAGAGGCCCGCGAAATCCTGCCTCCCGATTTGCGGGCCGATGGTTTTAGCAACACCGCCTATAACCTCAGCGTCGACTTCAAACATGTCGAAGCCTATGCCCGTTTGGCGGAGATCATTGTTTCGCGAATGGACGTCTTAAAGTTCGCACGTAAATTCTCCAAGAGCAAAAAACTCTCCACCGATTCCACCATGCGCAAGTTCGTCGCCAAGATGGGAAAACGGATTTTGCGGGGGCCGCTGGATGAACGCGAAATCACTAATTTCAGCGGCATCGCCACCACGGTTGCCAGTACCGGCGGCGACTACGAGGAAGCGGTCCGCTATCTCATCGAGGCCATGTTGCAGTCGCCGCGGTTTATGTACCGAGTTGAAAATCAACAGGGGGATGGGACCGCGTGGCCGGTTGGCGGCTATGAATTGGCGTCACGGTTGAGCTACATCCTCTGGGGTGGCCCGCCCGACAAAGAGTTATTTCGTGCTGCCGAAGCGGGCGAGTTGGGCGACCGCGCCGCTATTGAGAAACAAGTACAACGGATGTTGGACGATCCGCGCGCCATCGATCGTTCGTTGCAATTTGTCACCGAATGGCTTGATTTAGGGCGGCTGGAGAATCTCAGACCCAACCGCGAACGATTCCCCAACTGGAACGATGCGTTGGCTGCTGATATGCGGGACGAAACCTTGGCGTTCTTCAAAGAAGTCGCCTGGACACAAAAACGACCGCTCGCCGATTTGTTCAACGCCCAGGTGACATTCGCGACACCGCAATTGGCGGAATATTACGGAATCGAGCCGCAAGGTCCGGGATTGGAGCGTTATGACCTGACGTCCTTGGCCCCGCGCGGCGGACTGCTGACGCAAGGCAGCGTATTGACCATGGGGGGCGACGATGCCTCGATGGTGACCCGCGGGCTGTTTGTCTTGAAAGACGTTTTGCGAGGCATGGTGAAAAGTCCTCCGCCCGGGTTGGATACGACCCCAGTCCCCTCCAGTCCGGGGTTGTCACAACGTCACATCGGCGAGCAGCGGATTGCCAATACAGCCTGCGGAGGATGTCACTCGAAATTTGAACCGCTGGCATTCGGGTTAGAGAAATACGACGGTCTCGGCGCGTTTCACGATAAGGACGAACATGGCAACGAACTGCGTAGCGATGGTGAAGTCCTCTTTCCTGGAACGGCAAAACCGGTCAAATATCAAACGTCCGCCGAACTAATGGACCTGTTGGCCAACAGCGAACGGGTTCGCGAAACATTAACCTGGAAGCTCACACAATTCGCACTCGGCCGCCCGCTCGGCGCAGCGGATGCACCGATTGTGGGAGAGATTGATAAAGCTGCCCAACAAAACGGCGGAACCTATTCCGCTCTGATCACCGCCATCGTGATGAGCGATTTGGTACAAACCACGCGCACCGAAGCCACTCCTGTGGAGAAATAA
- a CDS encoding DUF1552 domain-containing protein — protein sequence MMKQPISRRTMLKSAGAATIGLPLLEEMLVAPSSAVAAATEATVPVRAFNLFFGLGIPAPLQTEGFEGVLEPLKPLGDKLLIMRDVDQVRCDEKGINAHYDGASGAFTAEPPDGEAKSGGPSIDQVIRNAHHPDGMPAGMVPTLIGGTFFRRSRVGRYVHSYKSDGTVAATIQESPRNLFDRVFGAISLSGDNTDIRRQRLRRSVLDSVMDEYKFYTGANSPLGAASQARVADHLDRIREYEQRAFSLAKKDPNSPELPPRSQLLHGGPADPGGMGIDITLEELTTEWRLMADLYALAIQMDRVRFGSLTFLAAGERIRLTGDYEYNGKQRWQFDDAKHLNASGDKGCSHEWWHKFNPEKENEALRAHAHLKMREVAYFLERLTGDDATEANGKTILENSLITISTESGDGRHNNTKRELSGVFHAITGANGRFKTGQFLDVGAEGLDVYNSMLTAMGCTERLGPQDREVRPVDAIRA from the coding sequence ATGATGAAACAACCGATTAGCCGCCGGACGATGCTCAAAAGCGCGGGAGCTGCCACGATTGGGCTGCCGCTGTTGGAAGAGATGTTGGTCGCCCCTTCTTCAGCAGTCGCGGCTGCCACCGAGGCGACCGTGCCGGTGCGGGCGTTTAATCTCTTTTTTGGCTTAGGGATTCCCGCGCCGCTGCAAACCGAAGGCTTCGAGGGCGTGCTGGAGCCGCTCAAACCGCTCGGTGATAAATTGCTGATCATGCGCGACGTCGACCAGGTCCGCTGCGATGAAAAAGGAATCAACGCGCATTATGACGGAGCGTCCGGTGCCTTCACAGCCGAGCCGCCCGATGGTGAAGCGAAATCGGGGGGACCGTCGATTGATCAGGTGATTCGTAATGCGCATCATCCCGACGGGATGCCAGCCGGCATGGTTCCGACGTTGATTGGCGGCACGTTCTTTCGCCGCAGTCGCGTGGGGCGGTATGTGCACAGCTACAAATCCGATGGTACGGTCGCCGCGACGATTCAGGAGTCGCCTCGCAATCTGTTCGACCGGGTCTTTGGTGCGATCTCCCTGTCGGGCGACAACACTGACATTCGCCGACAGCGCCTCCGTCGGAGTGTGTTGGATTCGGTGATGGACGAATACAAATTCTATACCGGCGCCAACTCTCCGTTGGGAGCCGCCTCGCAGGCGCGCGTCGCCGATCACTTGGACCGAATTCGTGAGTATGAGCAACGCGCCTTTTCGCTGGCCAAAAAGGATCCCAACTCGCCCGAACTGCCGCCCCGTTCGCAATTGCTGCACGGCGGCCCAGCCGACCCCGGCGGGATGGGAATCGACATTACACTGGAAGAGCTAACCACCGAGTGGCGGTTGATGGCCGACTTGTATGCACTGGCCATCCAAATGGACCGCGTCCGCTTCGGATCGCTCACCTTCCTGGCCGCCGGTGAACGGATCCGTCTGACCGGCGATTACGAATACAATGGAAAGCAGCGATGGCAATTCGACGATGCCAAGCACCTAAACGCCAGCGGCGACAAAGGGTGCAGCCACGAATGGTGGCATAAGTTCAACCCCGAAAAAGAAAACGAAGCGCTGCGAGCGCACGCGCATCTAAAAATGCGTGAGGTCGCTTATTTCCTGGAGCGGCTGACGGGTGACGATGCGACCGAAGCCAACGGCAAGACGATTTTGGAAAACTCGTTGATCACCATCTCCACCGAATCAGGTGATGGTCGACACAATAACACCAAGCGCGAGTTGTCCGGTGTCTTTCACGCGATCACCGGCGCAAACGGTCGGTTCAAGACCGGTCAGTTCCTGGATGTCGGCGCCGAGGGATTGGACGTCTATAATAGTATGCTGACCGCGATGGGCTGTACCGAGCGACTGGGTCCGCAGGACCGCGAAGTTCGTCCCGTCGACGCGATCCGCGCCTGA
- a CDS encoding sulfatase-like hydrolase/transferase, with the protein MNRLIVFLFVVVAGWPCLEIAAAETSPPRPNILFILADDLAWSDLGCYGHPWHETPHLDRLAADGMRFTNGYAPAPICSASRASFMTGKTPARLHFEFVTKNQPGRPQHRGGQLMRSPPYTLNLPLAERTVAERLGDAGYHTAFFGKWHLNAHHGRYLGWSPTHGPQQQGFQTAVEDFGSHPYSYGKGKKPTPITEAGQFPVDSMTNKAAAFLQGEHDAPFFLMASHFYVHTPVKTPCEWLLKKYDEKIPAAAPNRKKQIAYAAFLETLDHYVGQLLAALDASGHRDDTFVVFTSDNGGHPEFAGNGPLRGSKWNLYEGGVRVPFIVRRPGQVPTGTTNSTPVIGYDLLPTFAAMAKAPVDVAAEKLDGQDLTAVFEKTEQGPDRSLYWHFPYYHPEKGYEKAQADIGVNDFAVSQTHPHSAVRSGKYKMLFFHEDQRTELYDLSEDIGEQQDIVQKTPAVANEMRQLLTTYLDDADARLPRPLQTKASGANAAPTIKPRKPNILFVYTDDQAPWGFGAAGNPQAHTPNIDRLADQGARFTNAFVTTPVCSPARASLMTSRYASEYGILDFIPHPRHKLYEADKQIGLDPRSVTFAEVLKESGYATGLIGKWHLGDWTAAGHRDYHPTQHGFDYFMGLTGGGTTPDDPPLEEHGEVRKFQGLTTDILTDRAISYIKDHAEEPFLLCLNYRAPHGRWLPVADEDWAPYEDLDPILPHPDYPDLDVKLVKRKMREYLASISGVDRNLGRVLRTLDALDIADETVVIYTSDHGYNMGHNGIHHKGNGVWATKTRPPSTKNINGKYRPNLYDNSLKVPAIVRWPRVVKPGTVIEDSTTSLDWYPSLVEMAGATLPEQHTVRGRSLVPLLRGESVPDWDQNVYAEYSMINYCRAFMRTYRTPEWKLVRDFLDPARDELYHLSVDPEERVNLIGEDRPEIHKIIAHLDREIRRNMQDINDPLLDTIQQKPTGVTP; encoded by the coding sequence ATGAACCGCCTCATTGTATTTCTATTCGTCGTTGTTGCCGGTTGGCCCTGTTTGGAAATTGCAGCGGCCGAAACCAGCCCGCCGCGTCCTAACATTCTGTTCATTCTGGCGGACGACCTGGCTTGGTCGGACCTGGGGTGTTACGGACATCCCTGGCACGAAACGCCGCATCTGGATCGCTTGGCCGCCGACGGGATGCGGTTCACCAATGGCTATGCGCCGGCGCCGATCTGTTCGGCATCGCGGGCGAGTTTCATGACTGGCAAAACGCCGGCGCGGTTGCACTTTGAATTCGTGACCAAAAACCAGCCGGGACGACCGCAGCACCGCGGCGGTCAATTGATGCGCTCCCCGCCCTATACTTTAAATCTACCGCTCGCCGAACGGACAGTGGCGGAGCGACTGGGCGACGCCGGATATCACACAGCGTTCTTTGGCAAATGGCATCTCAACGCGCACCACGGCCGTTATCTTGGTTGGAGTCCTACGCACGGTCCGCAACAACAGGGTTTTCAAACAGCCGTTGAGGATTTCGGCAGTCATCCCTACAGCTACGGAAAGGGCAAAAAGCCCACACCGATCACCGAGGCGGGACAGTTCCCGGTCGATTCTATGACCAACAAGGCTGCGGCGTTTTTGCAAGGTGAACATGATGCTCCGTTTTTTTTAATGGCTTCGCACTTTTACGTGCACACACCGGTTAAGACCCCGTGCGAATGGTTGCTCAAAAAGTACGACGAAAAAATTCCCGCCGCTGCGCCCAATCGCAAAAAGCAGATCGCTTATGCGGCGTTCTTGGAAACCTTGGATCACTATGTGGGACAGTTGCTCGCGGCGCTCGATGCGTCGGGGCATCGCGACGACACATTCGTCGTGTTCACATCGGATAACGGCGGACATCCTGAATTCGCCGGCAATGGCCCGCTGCGCGGCTCGAAATGGAATCTTTACGAAGGGGGAGTTCGCGTGCCCTTCATCGTCCGCCGTCCCGGACAAGTTCCCACCGGGACCACCAATTCGACCCCGGTCATCGGTTATGACCTGTTACCCACCTTCGCCGCCATGGCCAAAGCACCGGTCGACGTTGCCGCGGAGAAATTAGATGGGCAAGACCTGACAGCGGTCTTTGAAAAGACAGAGCAGGGCCCCGACCGGTCGTTGTACTGGCATTTCCCGTATTACCATCCGGAAAAAGGCTATGAAAAAGCACAGGCGGACATTGGCGTCAACGACTTTGCCGTCAGTCAAACCCACCCGCATTCGGCGGTCCGCTCCGGTAAATACAAAATGCTCTTCTTTCACGAAGACCAACGTACCGAGCTATATGACCTGAGCGAAGACATCGGCGAACAACAGGACATTGTTCAAAAAACGCCAGCAGTCGCCAACGAGATGCGGCAACTGCTAACGACGTATCTCGACGATGCCGACGCCCGTCTGCCACGACCGCTGCAAACCAAAGCCAGTGGAGCAAACGCCGCACCGACTATAAAACCACGGAAGCCGAATATTCTGTTTGTCTATACGGATGACCAAGCCCCCTGGGGTTTCGGCGCAGCAGGCAACCCGCAGGCGCATACGCCGAATATTGATCGTCTCGCCGACCAAGGCGCGCGGTTCACCAATGCCTTTGTCACCACACCGGTCTGTTCGCCGGCGCGGGCCTCGTTGATGACCAGTCGTTATGCAAGCGAATATGGCATCCTCGATTTCATTCCGCATCCCCGCCATAAACTGTATGAAGCGGACAAACAAATCGGCCTTGATCCCCGCAGTGTCACCTTTGCCGAGGTTCTCAAAGAAAGCGGTTATGCGACCGGCTTGATCGGCAAATGGCATTTGGGCGATTGGACGGCTGCGGGACATCGTGACTACCATCCCACGCAGCACGGTTTCGATTATTTCATGGGACTGACCGGCGGCGGCACAACGCCTGACGACCCGCCGCTCGAAGAGCACGGGGAGGTTCGCAAATTCCAGGGGCTAACGACCGACATCCTCACCGACCGGGCGATTTCGTATATCAAGGACCATGCGGAGGAACCGTTTTTACTCTGTTTGAATTATCGCGCGCCGCACGGTCGTTGGTTGCCGGTGGCCGATGAAGATTGGGCACCGTATGAAGACCTCGATCCTATCTTGCCGCATCCTGATTATCCCGATCTGGATGTGAAATTGGTCAAACGCAAGATGCGCGAGTATCTGGCAAGTATCTCCGGCGTGGATCGCAATTTGGGCCGCGTATTACGCACCCTTGATGCCTTGGATATCGCCGATGAGACCGTGGTGATCTATACCTCGGACCACGGCTACAACATGGGCCACAACGGCATTCATCACAAAGGCAATGGGGTTTGGGCGACGAAGACTAGGCCGCCGTCGACAAAGAACATCAACGGCAAGTACCGCCCCAACCTGTACGACAATTCGCTGAAGGTCCCCGCAATCGTCCGTTGGCCGAGAGTGGTCAAACCGGGGACGGTGATCGAGGATTCAACGACCAGCTTGGATTGGTATCCCTCGTTGGTCGAAATGGCCGGTGCGACATTACCAGAACAACACACTGTCCGTGGCCGCAGTTTGGTGCCGCTACTTCGTGGCGAATCGGTGCCCGATTGGGATCAAAATGTCTATGCCGAGTACAGTATGATCAACTATTGCCGCGCGTTCATGCGAACCTACCGCACGCCGGAGTGGAAACTGGTCCGCGACTTCCTCGATCCGGCGCGTGATGAACTCTACCACCTCAGCGTCGATCCTGAAGAACGGGTGAATCTGATCGGCGAAGACCGGCCCGAGATTCACAAAATCATTGCTCACCTCGACCGTGAAATCCGCCGCAACATGCAAGACATCAACGACCCGTTGCTCGACACGATCCAACAAAAACCGACCGGAGTCACTCCATGA